A genomic window from Pelagicoccus albus includes:
- a CDS encoding ABC transporter ATP-binding protein — protein sequence MKTIWRVSTYLFRYKFMFWGTIALAIGSTLFFLAVPKIAGAIVNRITEQADLSNYWLWVLLLVSCYGMREFLNSMRIRLNNVLEQKVLIDIRHDLHAKLLDLPVRYFDSRKSGDIASRVIEDVQNVERVILDGTEQGSTALLTLLGVSAMMFASEPRLAGLMVLPIPIIIVMSRLHFKTQSVNWRNVRRASGELSSLLIEDIQGNRLINSFALKDREKKRFSDKAEELKAFTLKGMFRWSIQGPLNGFVVSLGTVAVIGYGGYLTLSEPETFKTGDLVEYLLFCYMLYVPLTQISSLNNMFATGKASAERVFDLLDFPIDIKDPDVAKPFPSTPLQVEFSSVDFRYSERANLLSDFSLILPAGKVTALVGHTGAGKSTVANLLQRYYDVSEGSVSINGIDVRELTLQSLRSQIGMVAQDPFLFDGSVRDNLLLAREDATEEELIQALEGACAWDFVSRLPQKMDTLIGERGIRLSMGEKQRLTIARVILRNPPLVILDEATSAVDTLTEAKIQAAVDNLVKERTTLVIAHRLSTVLKADKIVVLEKGRIIETGTHDELIHIDGHYAKLWRVQTDLIKE from the coding sequence ATGAAGACTATTTGGAGAGTTTCGACTTACTTGTTTCGGTACAAGTTCATGTTTTGGGGGACGATCGCCCTCGCGATTGGCAGTACGCTATTTTTCTTGGCCGTCCCGAAAATCGCTGGAGCGATTGTGAATCGGATCACCGAACAGGCGGATTTAAGCAATTATTGGCTATGGGTTTTGCTGTTGGTATCGTGTTACGGGATGCGGGAGTTTCTCAACTCTATGCGAATCAGGCTCAACAATGTGCTGGAGCAAAAGGTGTTAATCGACATTCGGCACGACTTGCATGCCAAGCTATTGGATTTACCGGTTCGCTATTTCGATAGTCGCAAGTCGGGCGATATCGCATCCAGAGTCATCGAAGATGTTCAAAACGTGGAGCGCGTCATTTTGGACGGCACGGAACAGGGAAGTACAGCTTTGCTGACACTGCTGGGAGTCAGTGCCATGATGTTCGCTTCAGAGCCTAGGCTGGCTGGGTTGATGGTGCTGCCTATCCCCATCATCATCGTGATGTCTCGACTACACTTCAAAACCCAGAGCGTCAACTGGCGTAATGTGCGACGCGCCTCGGGCGAATTGAGCTCTTTGCTGATCGAAGACATCCAAGGGAACAGGCTAATCAATTCTTTCGCTCTGAAGGACCGGGAGAAAAAGCGATTTTCCGACAAGGCCGAAGAGCTCAAGGCCTTCACTCTGAAAGGTATGTTTCGCTGGTCTATCCAAGGGCCCTTGAACGGATTCGTAGTCAGTCTCGGTACCGTGGCCGTAATCGGCTATGGCGGCTACCTGACACTGTCTGAACCAGAAACATTCAAAACTGGGGATCTCGTGGAGTATTTGCTTTTTTGTTACATGTTGTATGTGCCACTTACGCAGATCTCTTCGCTCAACAACATGTTCGCGACAGGCAAGGCTTCGGCCGAACGCGTATTCGACCTGCTCGATTTTCCGATTGATATCAAGGACCCCGATGTCGCAAAACCTTTCCCTTCGACTCCGCTCCAAGTGGAGTTTTCCTCCGTCGATTTCCGCTATTCGGAGCGGGCAAACCTTTTGTCTGATTTCTCCCTTATCCTCCCTGCAGGGAAGGTGACGGCCTTAGTTGGCCACACCGGAGCTGGTAAGTCGACTGTCGCAAACCTTTTGCAACGCTACTATGATGTGAGCGAGGGAAGCGTATCTATAAATGGGATAGACGTTCGAGAGCTGACTTTGCAATCTCTTCGCTCGCAGATCGGAATGGTTGCCCAGGATCCTTTCCTCTTTGATGGTTCGGTCAGGGATAATCTTTTGCTAGCTCGAGAAGACGCCACCGAAGAAGAGCTGATTCAAGCTCTGGAAGGCGCTTGCGCGTGGGACTTCGTTTCCCGATTGCCTCAAAAAATGGATACGCTTATAGGTGAACGTGGGATACGCCTAAGTATGGGAGAAAAACAACGTCTTACCATTGCAAGAGTTATCCTCAGGAATCCACCCTTGGTAATCCTAGACGAGGCTACTTCCGCGGTAGATACTTTGACGGAAGCCAAAATTCAGGCGGCGGTAGACAATCTGGTGAAAGAGCGTACGACGTTGGTGATTGCCCATAGGCTTTCGACGGTACTCAAGGCCGATAAAATTGTCGTGTTAGAAAAAGGACGTATCATAGAAACGGGTACGCACGATGAGCTGATTCACATTGATGGCCATTATGCCAAGCTTTGGCGGGTGCAGACTGACTTAATCAAGGAGTAG
- a CDS encoding small ribosomal subunit Rsm22 family protein: MQDTEINWDTLQRLRAHFLETSSTPGVYWQNESDLADYHATFAARIGWKWDSALLELRKAGFTPISRKIFDWGCGSGIATLRVLEFFGASYFDEVYLWDHSAAACRFAQKTISQAYPQLQVKIAPAPVSGESSELSDALALVSHAVSELGYEAQQSLSKQLRTAAQLIFVEPGNHSASRKLIAQREALRDAFSILAPCSRCDSCPMLEDENTRHWCHFFGKPPVEAFTESFWTKFSQTMEIDLRSLPYSFLAMQKTVPAERGDSSKHSRLIGRPRQFKGYTRLLSCDQEGLRDLELQKRDDKQLWKVLKKGPDTTLFEWTQIDASTGRLKSGVQI; encoded by the coding sequence ATGCAAGATACGGAAATCAATTGGGATACGCTACAGAGGCTTCGAGCCCACTTCCTCGAAACCAGCTCCACACCTGGCGTCTACTGGCAGAACGAAAGCGATTTAGCCGACTACCATGCCACCTTCGCCGCACGCATCGGCTGGAAATGGGATAGCGCCCTACTTGAACTCAGAAAGGCAGGCTTTACTCCAATTTCCCGCAAAATCTTCGACTGGGGCTGTGGCTCAGGGATCGCGACCTTGCGCGTGCTCGAATTTTTCGGGGCCAGCTATTTCGATGAGGTCTACCTTTGGGACCACTCCGCGGCAGCCTGTCGCTTTGCGCAAAAGACCATCAGTCAAGCCTACCCGCAACTTCAGGTTAAGATCGCACCCGCTCCAGTTTCAGGCGAAAGCAGCGAGCTAAGCGACGCCTTGGCCTTAGTCAGCCACGCAGTGAGTGAACTCGGTTACGAAGCACAACAGAGCCTGTCAAAGCAGCTCCGTACAGCAGCACAACTTATATTCGTGGAACCTGGCAACCACAGCGCTAGCCGAAAGCTCATCGCCCAGCGGGAAGCATTGCGGGATGCGTTTTCCATTCTAGCCCCTTGCAGCCGGTGCGACAGCTGCCCAATGCTCGAAGATGAAAATACCCGCCACTGGTGCCACTTTTTCGGCAAACCACCAGTGGAAGCCTTCACCGAAAGTTTTTGGACTAAATTCTCCCAAACCATGGAGATCGATCTCCGTTCCTTGCCCTACAGCTTTCTCGCCATGCAAAAAACGGTGCCCGCGGAACGAGGTGACAGCAGCAAGCATTCTCGACTAATCGGTCGTCCGCGGCAGTTCAAAGGCTACACCCGTCTACTCAGCTGCGACCAAGAGGGTCTTCGAGATCTGGAGCTGCAAAAGCGAGACGACAAGCAACTCTGGAAAGTTCTCAAAAAGGGTCCGGATACGACCTTATTCGAGTGGACTCAGATCGATGCAAGTACTGGCCGCCTAA
- a CDS encoding fibronectin type III domain-containing protein: protein MSKQAVAGNLIRERCLKRIEKLDNKRARCSLFDAFNKGFAKLVVTILLSFVATSLSAKSLHLSWLDESSRAEGILVERSSNGGDYIEVADLDASLTEFLDEDVVEGVTYSYRLRAYNAFGYSEYTVSMQGEIYADSVDSDGTGINFGNPLVLRWLDSCDKEDGFLIERSDDGVRFEEIAQTGANVTNYTDADVRDGQEYYYRLRSFNAFGYSDYTAVGYALSEYPSVEEIVDQVVVSQNVGLPGLAAESIYDAESRAYLLYGSASGFGEYEDAVQFTQASVSGDFELTILVHSFATDGDEGQLGLMVRGGLEANAAHESIVWAGSGYIEHLSRPESGASVSATKQTMMEGPVYLKASREYGFVTLRYSSDGLVWTEVSGGAKLMTGTLQVGLAIGSETGGRLSSGLVEIVHSNIGAFARQSSAWPYLLGEPLEAGVIGEKDKDGSHSYDSNTGVHKIVSSTVGYESINDELRFVSVPAFGDFDISVKLSGYKPDATWARAGLMVRSTLEQDSAHLSMLVRGDGMFESLYRLQDGSALKGTRGRAAPSVAYLRIQKVGDLLTGYSSEDGESWTKVTSQSIPLGEEFLVGYSIGSQGDGRFSRCDIELVSETGDAFAKVEDQGPHPYALSSFVTQDSIVGSMSEVGESYYDVESGLYYFSASGLGYEKYEDELRYTWVPVDGDFSLRVRLHDYQADATWSRAGLMLRESLSPDSKHASVTVNGDGLVEAIYRLAPGGSLSGVRGSSSMEDPALRLDRIGNEVSMYESADGENWTLIKSIEVEFAQGSMVGLAIGSQNDGNLSSVVVEQIDFQMGESVQASEPEAPQPFTLLDQIAVSDVIGEMIDVGEELFDAESGLYYYSASGLGHEKYEDELRYTWVPASGDFSLKIRVHDYEADASWGRTGLMLRETLNPDSKHVSVTMNGDGLLEASYRLAQGGSFSGVRGGYAGEVHCLRLDRSGRRISMYHSANGENWTLIRSLDLDFAGGGMIGLTIGSQSDGNLSSAVIEVLD from the coding sequence ATGTCTAAGCAAGCTGTAGCCGGAAATTTAATACGGGAAAGATGCCTAAAGCGTATCGAAAAACTGGATAATAAGAGAGCGAGATGTTCTCTTTTTGATGCCTTCAATAAAGGGTTTGCGAAGCTTGTTGTGACGATACTGTTATCGTTTGTTGCTACTTCACTCTCGGCTAAGTCGCTGCATCTGTCTTGGCTCGACGAGTCCAGCAGGGCGGAAGGTATCCTGGTGGAACGATCTTCTAATGGGGGAGATTACATAGAAGTAGCTGACTTAGATGCTTCGCTCACAGAGTTCTTGGACGAAGATGTTGTCGAGGGTGTTACCTATTCCTACCGGTTAAGAGCATACAACGCGTTTGGGTATTCAGAATATACTGTCAGCATGCAGGGAGAGATTTATGCTGACTCTGTCGATTCGGACGGAACGGGAATCAATTTCGGGAATCCATTGGTTCTTAGATGGCTCGACTCTTGCGACAAAGAGGACGGTTTCTTGATTGAACGTTCCGATGATGGAGTCCGTTTCGAGGAGATTGCTCAGACCGGAGCAAATGTGACCAATTACACGGATGCCGATGTTCGTGATGGGCAGGAATATTATTATCGCTTGAGATCCTTCAATGCCTTCGGTTACTCGGACTACACGGCTGTCGGCTATGCTCTTTCCGAGTACCCCAGTGTCGAGGAGATAGTCGATCAGGTCGTTGTTTCTCAGAATGTAGGACTACCCGGCTTAGCGGCCGAATCCATCTATGACGCAGAATCTAGAGCATACCTGTTGTATGGTTCTGCATCAGGCTTTGGGGAATACGAGGACGCTGTGCAATTCACACAGGCAAGTGTGAGTGGAGATTTCGAACTGACGATCCTTGTTCACTCCTTTGCCACCGACGGAGATGAGGGGCAATTAGGCCTCATGGTCAGGGGAGGTCTAGAGGCTAACGCAGCTCATGAGTCTATCGTGTGGGCAGGAAGCGGATACATTGAGCATTTGTCGCGTCCCGAGTCGGGGGCTTCCGTGAGTGCGACAAAGCAGACGATGATGGAAGGTCCGGTTTACCTGAAGGCGAGTCGTGAATACGGATTCGTTACCCTTCGTTATTCATCGGACGGACTCGTTTGGACCGAGGTATCAGGAGGCGCAAAGCTGATGACGGGTACACTACAGGTTGGCTTGGCGATCGGATCGGAGACTGGGGGCCGCCTCTCTAGTGGCCTTGTAGAAATTGTGCACTCGAATATAGGCGCTTTTGCCCGGCAGTCTTCCGCGTGGCCGTATCTGCTAGGTGAGCCTCTAGAAGCGGGTGTGATAGGTGAAAAGGACAAGGACGGATCGCACTCCTATGACTCGAACACGGGAGTGCACAAGATTGTCTCATCAACGGTTGGCTACGAATCTATAAACGATGAACTTCGTTTTGTAAGCGTTCCCGCCTTTGGAGATTTTGACATCTCCGTAAAGCTGTCTGGGTACAAACCCGATGCGACTTGGGCTCGAGCCGGTTTGATGGTACGTTCGACCTTGGAACAGGATTCAGCCCACTTGTCTATGTTGGTTCGAGGAGATGGTATGTTTGAAAGTCTTTACCGCTTGCAGGATGGGTCCGCTTTGAAAGGAACTAGAGGTAGGGCCGCTCCGAGTGTAGCTTATTTGCGGATACAGAAGGTCGGGGACCTTTTGACCGGCTACAGCTCTGAAGACGGAGAGTCGTGGACGAAAGTGACCTCCCAATCCATTCCTCTCGGAGAAGAGTTCCTAGTAGGATACTCTATAGGCTCTCAAGGTGATGGAAGATTTTCGCGCTGCGATATCGAACTTGTCAGCGAGACGGGGGATGCTTTTGCAAAGGTTGAGGACCAAGGACCGCATCCCTACGCTCTCTCTAGTTTCGTAACTCAGGATTCGATCGTTGGTTCAATGAGCGAAGTGGGAGAATCCTACTACGATGTGGAAAGTGGACTGTATTATTTCAGCGCTTCGGGGCTGGGTTACGAAAAATATGAGGATGAACTCCGCTACACATGGGTACCCGTTGACGGGGATTTTAGTCTCAGAGTGAGATTGCATGATTATCAGGCAGATGCGACATGGAGTCGTGCGGGGCTGATGCTCAGAGAGTCGCTAAGTCCTGACTCAAAACATGCATCGGTAACGGTGAATGGGGATGGCTTAGTAGAGGCGATCTATCGTCTGGCCCCGGGTGGCTCGCTTTCGGGAGTTCGCGGTAGCAGTTCGATGGAAGATCCTGCCCTTCGTCTCGACCGGATAGGAAATGAGGTCTCGATGTACGAGTCTGCGGACGGGGAGAACTGGACTCTGATAAAGAGCATCGAAGTCGAATTTGCGCAGGGCAGCATGGTTGGCTTGGCGATCGGTTCACAGAACGACGGAAACTTGTCCAGTGTGGTGGTCGAGCAAATCGATTTTCAAATGGGCGAATCAGTTCAAGCGTCCGAGCCTGAAGCGCCGCAGCCCTTTACCCTGCTCGATCAAATAGCAGTTAGCGACGTCATAGGGGAAATGATCGATGTAGGTGAAGAACTGTTCGATGCGGAAAGCGGTTTGTACTACTACAGCGCTTCTGGCTTAGGCCATGAAAAGTACGAGGATGAGCTCCGCTACACCTGGGTGCCCGCTTCAGGTGACTTCAGCCTAAAAATCCGGGTTCATGACTACGAGGCAGACGCAAGCTGGGGACGCACTGGCTTGATGTTGCGTGAGACTCTTAACCCTGATTCCAAGCATGTTTCTGTCACCATGAATGGAGACGGTCTTTTGGAAGCCAGCTATCGTTTAGCTCAGGGCGGCTCGTTTTCTGGAGTTCGGGGAGGTTATGCCGGCGAGGTTCATTGCCTACGGCTTGATCGGTCAGGACGGAGAATTTCTATGTACCACTCTGCCAACGGTGAGAATTGGACCCTCATTAGAAGTCTGGATTTGGATTTCGCCGGAGGAGGCATGATCGGACTGACGATCGGTTCCCAGTCGGATGGCAACCTCTCCAGCGCGGTTATCGAAGTTTTAGATTAA